Proteins from a single region of Sesamum indicum cultivar Zhongzhi No. 13 linkage group LG5, S_indicum_v1.0, whole genome shotgun sequence:
- the LOC105161515 gene encoding gamma-interferon-inducible lysosomal thiol reductase, giving the protein MEMASQRRQAVFRFILITFGLPLVLLIMCQADLAASSSSMDVSLHFSKISSSEDIDSENRVNLSVYYESLCPYCANFIVNHLVNIFHTDLLNIVNLRLVPWGNTQIRSNDSWICQHGVDECELDVTEACAINAWPRVEAHFKFIYCVERLHLMNRHAEWPSCYAANGLDPQPIEDCYNNGLGYQLEKAYADETATLNPQHRFVPWVVVDNFPLQEDFENFIGYICKAYRGDNIPNACKSTSFEINSFAVATWTPQVCARLDVIDRGRRQQRYKFNQHFDNGRNAEIFYIP; this is encoded by the exons atggaAATGGCTTCTCAAAGACGACAAGCAGTTTTCCGCTTCATTCTAATTACTTTTGGTTTACCACTAGTTTTGTTAATTATGTGTCAAGCTGATCTTGCGGCGTCGTCGTCTAGTATGGACGTATCTCTTCATTTCTCCAAGATTTCATCATCAGAAGATATTGATTCAGAAAACCGGGTTAATTTGTCGGTGTACTATGAATCCCTGTGCCCCTACTGTGCAAACTTCATTGTGAATCATCTGGTGAACATTTTCCACACAGATCTCCTCAACATTGTCAATCTCAGGCTTGTCCCTTGGGGCAACACTCAAATTCGCTCTAATGATTCCTGGATTTGCCAG CATGGCGTAGACGAGTGCGAATTGGATGTTACAGAAGCTTGTGCCATAAATGCGTGGCCTAGAGTG GAGGCACACTTTAAGTTCATATATTGCGTGGAGCGACTGCATCTGATGAATAGACACGCGGAGTGGCCATCTTGTTATGCTGCAAACGGGTTGGATCCTCAGCCCATTGAGGATTGCTACAATAATGGGCTAGGTTATCAG CTTGAGAAAGCATATGCTGATGAAACTGCTACTCTCAATCCTCAACACAGATTTGTGCCATGGGTAGTTGTGGACAATTTTCCTCTTCAAGAA gattttgagaattttataGGCTACATCTGCAAAGCTTACAGAGGAGACAACATACCTAATGCTTGCAAATCAACTTCATTTGAGATCAACTCATTTGCAGTAGCAACTTGGACACCTCAAGTGTGTGCTCGGCTTGACGTTATAGACAGAGGCAGAAGACAGCAGCGTTACAAGTTTAACCAACATTTTGACAATGGAAGAAACGCAGAAATATTTTACATTCCGTAG